One genomic region from Sphingobacterium multivorum encodes:
- a CDS encoding DUF3037 domain-containing protein: MPEKTVYEYAVVRLIPRVEREEFINVGVALYCRKYRFAKMVYLVNEQKVRALCPNIELELIENHLSSFQRICHGEKDAGKLAELDITERFRWLTAKRSTLIQCSASHPGLCEDPEATLNELFERLVR, from the coding sequence ATGCCAGAAAAGACCGTATATGAGTATGCTGTGGTACGTTTGATACCACGAGTGGAGCGAGAGGAATTTATCAATGTAGGCGTAGCTCTTTATTGTCGTAAGTATCGTTTTGCGAAGATGGTTTATCTGGTCAATGAACAAAAGGTGCGTGCTCTTTGTCCGAATATCGAGTTGGAGTTGATCGAAAATCATCTGTCTTCCTTCCAGCGAATCTGCCACGGCGAAAAAGATGCCGGTAAACTTGCCGAGTTAGATATCACTGAACGGTTTCGTTGGCTTACAGCGAAGCGAAGTACCCTGATTCAATGCTCGGCATCACACCCCGGATTATGTGAGGATCCCGAAGCAACATTGAACGAGCTGTTTGAACGCTTGGTTCGCTAA